The following is a genomic window from Mauremys mutica isolate MM-2020 ecotype Southern chromosome 4, ASM2049712v1, whole genome shotgun sequence.
TAAGAGATGACAGGtagtgtgcttaatttgtgccagggctgagccccggcacctctaggcttggcagttcatagcccccgTGCCTCTGGGGTTGCTGCATCTGttgtgaatgtaaaaaaattgcttgagccacAGCACCTCTTCCATTACAAATTAAACCCTAGGTAGGGCTCTGTCATGAAGGgcctgaaagtgaagacaagcagcttgCGTTTGATACAACAGAGAAGAGGGAGTCCATGAAAGGATACGaagagaggggtgacatggtcaaagagACAGGGCAGGAAATGATCTTTGCcttctgaatggatatgaaaaGGGCACAATTGcctttgtcaaggccagagaaaaggatgtggCAGTAATTGGGACGCGAGATGATAAGAAGactggatgagagttttagctgtgtgtaTGGATAGGAATGGccatatcttagagatgttaaGCAGAAAGAATGTACAAACCTGGATATGAGGACCTAGACAGAAGTCTGAATCGAAGATGACATCTGGGCTATAGGCATGAGTGACAGGAAGAATGGTGGTGTCCTCGGAGACTGTGAAAGGAGGTAGCGGGGAGAATTTTGGAAGAAAGATCTGGTTTAGCCATATTTGGCCTGAGCTGAAGGCTAGACCTCCAtaaggagatgtcagagagacaggctgcGATTTTAGTTTGACCAGAAGGAGAGAGGTCTGCAGTAGATTTCCTGTCGGTATAGGCCAGCCGCATGTTACTCCCATTGCGAAGcaaggaaagaaaagggaaggtgTTGTGCCTTGGAGAGACATTTCTGAGGCACAGTGCTTCCTGGGGCTACTCCTGTGACTGCAGTTTATAAACCACACCTTACTGAGGGCTCTGCCTATAGGCCCAAGCTAGCAACACAATCTTGAAAGTAAGAGTCATGTATTATGTAAAATGATGCCACTGACATAAATTActctttctcttgcttctcaGCAACGCCCTGTCAAGCAGTCCTTGAGTGCCTCCATGTGCAGAGAATCCCACTGGAAATGCCTCCTTCTTTCCATCCTTATGTATGGCTGCGTGGGTGCTGTGGCCTGGTGTCAGCTAGCCCGAGTCACCAAGCTCAGCTTTGATAGCTCCTTCAAAGGCAAGTCTATGATCTACCATGATAGCCCGTGCTCTGATGGCTATGTCTACATCCCCCTAGCCTTCCTCACCATGCTGTACGTGGCCTACCTGGTGGAATGTTGGCACTGCCATGCCAAAAGCGAACTCCAGTACAAGGCAGATGTGGACAGCGTCTATGACCGTATCAACCGCATGCAGCAAGCCACTCCCTGTATCTGGTGGAAGGCCATCAGCTACCACTTTGTGCGACGCACCCGGCAGGTGACCCAGTACCGCAATGGTGATGCTTATACCACCACGCAGGTCTACCATGAGCGGGTCAACACACATGTGGCTGAAGCTGAGTTTGACTACTCTCACTGTGGATTCAAGGACATCTCCAAGGAGCTGCTAGGCCTAGAATGCTACACAGCCACGAAGCTGAAGTTCACCAAGTGCTTCAGCTTTGCCAACACAGAGTCAGAGAACTCCTACCTGACCCAGAGGACTCACTTTTTCACAGAGATTGAGGGGCTGGATGACTACATGGAGGTCAGGGAAGGCATGCAGCTCAAAAACATAGACTTCAAAGAGCTTATGATGGCCTATGGGGACCCAGAGCATCTCCCATGGTACGTGTCCCACTATACTTTCTGGGTGGCAGCTGTCTTGATGATTTCCTGGCCACTGCGGGTGCTCATAGAGTATCGGACTGCGTACGTGCACTACCATGTTGAGAAGCTCCTAGGCCTAGAGTACACAGTGCCTGGCATAGCAGAGGAGCCCCTGTATAGGTATCGCATGCCCCGGGATAACACTCAGGACAGCACTGAACTGGAATGGCACATCTGTACCAACCGACAGCTGATCCCCAGCTACTCGGAGGCCATGCTCCTGGACCTGACACACTCCCCTGTGTACAACGGCTACTCCATGTGTGGGTACAGTGAAATAGCTCATGGCTGTGAATGCTGCAACCAGGCCTCCAGCAACTCCTCCATCTTCTCCCGCTACGCCTTCCACAGTGGCAGCGGAAACTCACGCCTCTCCCTCAACACCAGCCGCTTCTCTTTGTGCCGGGTTCATGGCTCCCACAGGACAGGCCTcgggaggagctgcagcagcagcattgcGGACCGTGGCTGCCAGGATGAACAATGTTGCTCTTACTCTAGCCAGTTAGCCATCAATGAAAACCCACCCACCTACCAGGATGCCCGCTTTTTCCCAGTGTTAATTGTGCACAGGCCTGAAGGGCACGAGGGGAGGCGCTTCTACATCCGGCGCTCATCCTGCCTGGAGACGGCTCTGTGATCAGACCTTATAGTTCTatggctcctccctccccaggaCAGCTCCATTGCACTAGTGCTGTTTGACAGAGATGCTATCAGCAGGGAAACTGTTAACTTCAAGACTGTGCCATCACACACTAGCTCCACAGGGCAAACTCTCCAATTCTAATTCCCCTCACTGCCAATGCAAGAAAATATATCCTCTCTGACAAGCAGCTACTCATTTCTCTTCCTCACACTTTCCATTACTTCCCCATTACTGGGTGTCCcctctcttttttcctctttcctccccttcTTCCGCTCATCAGTCACCCTTTTCCTTTCATCCCCTGTTCCTGTCTCCTCTCTCATTCCCATCTCCATCCTCCCCTCACATTTCAGTCATTATACTTTGCACCACAACATCAATTTtcacctgaggatctcaaagtgctttgcaaacactgATGCATTTAGCCTCTCAAGTCTCTTTTAAgaaaggaaactgaggcccagagaggttaagtgattcgcccaagatcacacagcaagtcagtggcagagccagaagcaGAATTCAAATCTGCAGACTCCCAGTCACCTGCTATTACCACCAGACCAGGCTTATCTTTCCCTTCTCCTTCTCTCATTTACTCCCTCCCTCTTTCACTGTCTCCTGTTCTTCTCTGTCCATGCCTGTCTTTCTTTCGGCTGTTTCAGTTCTGCTCCCTAAGTTCTCATCCTTCCTTCCCAGGGACTTAGAG
Proteins encoded in this region:
- the LOC123368456 gene encoding transmembrane protein 151B-like isoform X1, whose translation is MRVWGPGSESCGFCRSRTLLWGWGETCRPRASLLVNSDCPAGRRNLETLRPPGLFEVRGAGRQEWQRMSSEVETEPAAETTSSSPGGRTAAPADVREEQRPVKQSLSASMCRESHWKCLLLSILMYGCVGAVAWCQLARVTKLSFDSSFKGKSMIYHDSPCSDGYVYIPLAFLTMLYVAYLVECWHCHAKSELQYKADVDSVYDRINRMQQATPCIWWKAISYHFVRRTRQVTQYRNGDAYTTTQVYHERVNTHVAEAEFDYSHCGFKDISKELLGLECYTATKLKFTKCFSFANTESENSYLTQRTHFFTEIEGLDDYMEVREGMQLKNIDFKELMMAYGDPEHLPWYVSHYTFWVAAVLMISWPLRVLIEYRTAYVHYHVEKLLGLEYTVPGIAEEPLYRYRMPRDNTQDSTELEWHICTNRQLIPSYSEAMLLDLTHSPVYNGYSMCGYSEIAHGCECCNQASSNSSIFSRYAFHSGSGNSRLSLNTSRFSLCRVHGSHRTGLGRSCSSSIADRGCQDEQCCSYSSQLAINENPPTYQDARFFPVLIVHRPEGHEGRRFYIRRSSCLETAL
- the LOC123368456 gene encoding transmembrane protein 151B-like isoform X2, yielding MFERSPAQHDMQQIHCNIIRVRTLILSSHGTQQRPVKQSLSASMCRESHWKCLLLSILMYGCVGAVAWCQLARVTKLSFDSSFKGKSMIYHDSPCSDGYVYIPLAFLTMLYVAYLVECWHCHAKSELQYKADVDSVYDRINRMQQATPCIWWKAISYHFVRRTRQVTQYRNGDAYTTTQVYHERVNTHVAEAEFDYSHCGFKDISKELLGLECYTATKLKFTKCFSFANTESENSYLTQRTHFFTEIEGLDDYMEVREGMQLKNIDFKELMMAYGDPEHLPWYVSHYTFWVAAVLMISWPLRVLIEYRTAYVHYHVEKLLGLEYTVPGIAEEPLYRYRMPRDNTQDSTELEWHICTNRQLIPSYSEAMLLDLTHSPVYNGYSMCGYSEIAHGCECCNQASSNSSIFSRYAFHSGSGNSRLSLNTSRFSLCRVHGSHRTGLGRSCSSSIADRGCQDEQCCSYSSQLAINENPPTYQDARFFPVLIVHRPEGHEGRRFYIRRSSCLETAL